From the Acidicapsa ligni genome, one window contains:
- a CDS encoding MarR family winged helix-turn-helix transcriptional regulator — translation MSNEFAVQAREGQAIEIPFSTTLLVRDTCLCLHVQRAARILARRFDMALRPVGLTNGQFSLLMSLNRPNLPGVPRATVSSVAELLGMDRTTLTAAARVLYGRDLLTLEAEEGDRRSKVLRLTIEGRRVLAKAVPIWVSEHAAVEAELGQSSNADRLRQDLCTLKCGG, via the coding sequence ATGTCAAATGAATTTGCTGTGCAAGCCAGGGAAGGTCAGGCTATCGAGATTCCGTTTTCCACGACGTTGCTGGTGCGCGACACCTGTTTATGCCTGCACGTGCAAAGAGCTGCGCGGATATTGGCCCGGCGGTTCGATATGGCTTTGAGGCCGGTTGGGTTGACCAATGGGCAATTCTCGCTGCTGATGAGCCTGAATCGGCCCAACTTGCCGGGAGTGCCGCGGGCAACGGTCAGCTCCGTCGCAGAACTGCTGGGGATGGACCGGACGACACTCACTGCCGCGGCACGCGTGCTATACGGGCGCGATCTGCTAACTCTTGAGGCGGAGGAGGGTGACCGTCGCAGCAAGGTGTTGAGATTGACTATAGAGGGTAGAAGAGTGCTGGCAAAAGCGGTGCCAATATGGGTGAGCGAGCATGCCGCAGTCGAAGCCGAGCTGGGGCAGTCATCGAATGCGGACAGGCTCAGGCAGGATTTGTGCACCCTGAAATGTGGCGGATGA
- a CDS encoding VOC family protein yields MSNPQGKFGWYELMTTDTDAAGAFYSNVVGWTTQAVGGPDMPYTTFNIGGTGVAGMMKLPEMAGSKPSWIGYIHVDDVDAYVDKVTAAGGKLHKAPFDVPGMLRLAVFADPQGAAFILFTSNPAMPTPPNRPAAGSPGTISWHELMATNGAAAFDFYTKLFGWAEAGSIDMGPMGAYQMFLQDGKPSGGIMTKPAEVPAPFWTFYFQVDNINAAIERLKAGGGSVINGPHQVPGDDWIVQALDPQGGMFALVSKTA; encoded by the coding sequence ATGTCTAATCCACAGGGAAAATTCGGCTGGTATGAGTTGATGACGACAGACACCGATGCCGCCGGCGCCTTTTACAGCAACGTAGTTGGCTGGACCACGCAGGCAGTCGGCGGCCCCGACATGCCTTACACCACCTTCAACATCGGCGGCACCGGGGTGGCCGGGATGATGAAGCTTCCCGAAATGGCAGGCTCCAAACCATCCTGGATCGGCTACATCCATGTTGACGACGTCGATGCCTATGTCGATAAAGTCACAGCAGCAGGCGGCAAACTCCATAAAGCTCCATTCGATGTTCCTGGCATGCTTCGCCTTGCCGTCTTCGCGGATCCGCAGGGAGCTGCGTTCATTCTCTTCACGTCCAACCCTGCTATGCCGACGCCGCCCAATCGCCCAGCCGCTGGCTCTCCTGGCACAATAAGCTGGCACGAGCTGATGGCAACCAACGGCGCTGCCGCATTCGACTTCTACACCAAGCTCTTCGGATGGGCAGAGGCAGGTTCAATCGACATGGGGCCGATGGGCGCCTATCAAATGTTCCTCCAGGACGGAAAACCCTCGGGGGGCATAATGACAAAACCGGCCGAGGTCCCGGCTCCATTCTGGACATTCTATTTCCAGGTTGACAACATCAATGCAGCCATCGAACGCCTGAAAGCTGGCGGTGGAAGCGTCATCAATGGACCACATCAGGTTCCGGGCGATGACTGGATCGTACAAGCCCTCGACCCGCAGGGCGGCATGTTCGCGCTTGTCAGCAAAACCGCCTGA